A DNA window from Citrobacter tructae contains the following coding sequences:
- the ytfR gene encoding galactofuranose ABC transporter, ATP-binding protein YtfR, which yields MTTEHHPEILRTEGLSKFFPGVTALDNVDFSLRHGEIMALLGENGAGKSTLIKALTGVYHADRGTIWLEGQTISPKNTAHAQQLGIGTVYQEVNLLPNMSVADNLFIGREPRRFGLLQRKQMEKRATELMASYGFSLDVREPLNRFSVAMQQIVAICRAIDLSAKVLILDEPTASLDTQEVDMLFGLMRHLRDRGVSLIFVTHFLDQVYQVSDRITVLRNGGFVGCRETRELPQIELVKMMLGRELDTHALQRAGRTLLSEKPVAAFNNFGKKGTITPFDLQVRPGEIVGLAGLLGSGRTETAEVIFGIKPADSGSALIKGKPQTLRSPHQASCLGIGFCPEDRKTDGIIAAASVRENIILALQAQRGWLRPIPRKEQNEIAERFIRQLGIRTPSAEQPIEFLSGGNQQKVLLSRWLLTKPQFLILDEPTRGIDVGAHAEIIRLIETLCADGLALLVISSELEELVGYADRVIIMRDRKQVAEIPLAELSVPAIMNAIAA from the coding sequence ATGACGACAGAACATCACCCGGAAATCCTCCGCACAGAAGGATTAAGCAAGTTTTTCCCCGGCGTCACAGCGCTGGATAACGTGGATTTCAGCCTGCGCCATGGTGAGATTATGGCGCTGCTCGGTGAAAACGGGGCCGGGAAATCGACGCTGATCAAAGCGCTGACCGGCGTTTACCATGCCGATCGCGGCACTATCTGGCTCGAAGGCCAGACTATCTCGCCAAAGAATACCGCCCATGCCCAGCAACTGGGGATTGGCACCGTGTACCAGGAAGTGAACCTGCTGCCCAATATGTCGGTGGCAGATAATCTGTTTATTGGTCGCGAGCCGCGACGCTTTGGCCTGTTGCAGCGCAAGCAAATGGAAAAACGCGCCACGGAGCTGATGGCCTCCTATGGTTTTTCTCTCGATGTACGTGAGCCGTTAAACCGCTTTTCGGTGGCGATGCAGCAAATCGTCGCCATCTGCCGGGCTATCGATCTGTCGGCAAAAGTGTTGATCCTCGACGAACCCACCGCCAGTCTGGATACCCAGGAAGTTGACATGCTGTTTGGCCTGATGCGGCACCTGCGCGATCGCGGCGTCAGCCTGATCTTCGTCACCCATTTCCTCGATCAGGTCTATCAGGTTAGCGATCGGATCACCGTCCTGCGTAACGGCGGCTTCGTCGGCTGCCGAGAAACCCGCGAACTGCCGCAGATCGAGTTGGTGAAAATGATGCTCGGTCGCGAACTGGATACTCATGCATTGCAGCGTGCAGGTCGTACTTTGCTGAGTGAAAAACCGGTGGCTGCTTTCAACAACTTTGGCAAAAAAGGCACGATAACACCGTTCGATCTGCAGGTACGTCCCGGCGAGATCGTCGGCCTGGCGGGGCTGCTCGGATCGGGGCGCACGGAAACGGCGGAAGTGATCTTTGGTATTAAACCCGCCGACAGTGGCAGTGCGTTGATCAAAGGTAAACCGCAGACCCTGCGATCGCCGCATCAGGCTTCATGTCTGGGGATCGGCTTCTGCCCGGAGGATCGGAAAACGGACGGCATTATTGCCGCCGCCTCGGTGCGGGAAAATATCATTCTGGCCCTGCAGGCGCAGCGAGGCTGGCTGCGGCCCATTCCGCGCAAAGAGCAAAATGAAATTGCCGAGCGTTTTATCCGTCAGCTCGGTATTCGTACCCCTAGCGCCGAACAACCTATTGAATTTCTCTCCGGCGGTAATCAGCAAAAAGTATTGCTGTCGCGCTGGTTGTTGACCAAACCGCAGTTTCTGATCCTCGATGAACCCACGCGCGGGATCGACGTCGGGGCGCATGCCGAGATCATCCGCCTGATCGAAACGCTGTGCGCCGACGGTCTGGCGCTGCTGGTGATTTCCTCCGAACTGGAAGAACTGGTGGGTTATGCCGATCGCGTCATTATTATGCGCGATCGCAAACAGGTGGCCGAGATCCCACTGGCTGAACTGTCCGTACCGGCAATCATGAACGCAATTGCGGCTTAA
- the ytfQ gene encoding galactofuranose ABC transporter substrate-binding protein YtfQ, whose product MWKRLLLVTAVSAAMSSMAMAAPLTVGFSQVGSESGWRAAETNVAKSEAEKRGITLKIADGQQKQENQIKAVRSFVAQGVDAIFIAPVVATGWEPVLKEAKDADIPVFLLDRSIDVKDKSLYMTTVTADNVLEGKLIGDWLIKEVNGKPCNVVELQGTVGASVAIDRKKGFAEAIASAPNIKIIRSQSGDFTRSKGKEVMESFIKAENNGKNICMVYAHNDDMVIGAIQAIKEAGLKPGKDILTGSIDGVPDIYKAMIDGEANASVELTPNMAGPAFDALEKFKKDGTMPEKLTITKSILYLPDTAKEELEKKKNMGY is encoded by the coding sequence ATGTGGAAGCGCTTACTTTTAGTCACAGCAGTTTCGGCAGCCATGTCATCTATGGCGATGGCAGCCCCTTTAACCGTAGGATTTTCGCAGGTCGGGTCTGAATCCGGTTGGCGTGCAGCAGAAACCAACGTGGCGAAAAGCGAGGCCGAGAAGCGTGGTATTACGCTGAAAATCGCCGACGGCCAGCAAAAACAGGAAAACCAGATTAAAGCGGTACGTTCATTCGTGGCGCAGGGCGTGGATGCCATCTTTATTGCACCGGTGGTGGCAACGGGCTGGGAGCCGGTATTAAAAGAAGCTAAAGATGCCGATATTCCAGTCTTTTTGCTCGATCGTTCCATCGATGTCAAAGACAAATCTCTCTATATGACCACCGTTACGGCCGACAACGTGCTGGAAGGCAAATTGATTGGCGACTGGCTGATCAAAGAAGTGAATGGCAAGCCGTGTAACGTCGTGGAGCTGCAAGGGACCGTTGGTGCCAGCGTGGCGATTGACCGTAAAAAAGGCTTTGCTGAAGCGATTGCCAGTGCGCCTAACATCAAAATTATCCGCTCCCAGTCCGGCGACTTTACCCGCAGTAAAGGCAAAGAAGTCATGGAAAGCTTTATTAAAGCGGAAAACAACGGCAAGAACATCTGCATGGTTTATGCCCACAACGATGACATGGTGATCGGGGCGATTCAGGCGATTAAAGAAGCGGGCCTGAAACCGGGCAAAGATATTCTGACCGGTTCCATCGACGGCGTGCCGGATATCTACAAAGCGATGATTGACGGTGAAGCCAACGCCAGCGTTGAACTGACGCCGAATATGGCTGGCCCGGCTTTTGACGCGCTGGAGAAATTCAAAAAAGACGGCACGATGCCTGAGAAGCTGACCATTACCAAATCTATCCTCTATCTGCCGGATACCGCGAAAGAAGAGTTAGAGAAGAAGAAAAATATGGGCTATTAA
- the ppa gene encoding inorganic diphosphatase, whose translation MSLLNVPAGKDLPEDIYVVIEIPANADPIKYEVDKESGALFVDRFMSTAMFYPCNYGYINHTLSLDGDPVDVLVPTPYPLEPGSVIRCRPVGVLKMTDESGEDAKLVAVPHTKLSKEYDHIKDVNDLPDLLKAQITHFFEHYKDLEAGKWVKVDGWDNAEAAKAEIVASFERAKK comes from the coding sequence ATGAGCTTACTCAACGTCCCTGCCGGTAAAGATCTGCCGGAAGATATCTACGTTGTTATCGAGATCCCTGCAAACGCAGATCCGATCAAATACGAAGTTGACAAAGAGAGCGGCGCCCTGTTCGTTGACCGCTTCATGTCCACTGCGATGTTCTATCCGTGCAACTACGGTTACATCAACCACACCCTGTCTCTGGATGGCGATCCGGTAGACGTTCTGGTCCCAACGCCGTACCCGCTGGAGCCAGGTTCAGTGATCCGCTGCCGTCCGGTTGGCGTACTGAAAATGACCGACGAATCCGGTGAAGATGCGAAACTGGTTGCCGTACCGCACACCAAGCTGAGCAAAGAATACGATCACATCAAAGATGTGAACGACCTGCCGGACTTGCTGAAAGCGCAGATCACCCACTTCTTCGAGCACTACAAAGACCTCGAAGCAGGCAAATGGGTAAAAGTTGACGGCTGGGACAACGCTGAAGCGGCTAAAGCTGAAATCGTTGCTTCCTTCGAGCGCGCGAAGAAGTAA
- a CDS encoding YncE family protein: MNLHTVKSLKHYSAVTLATALLFTSLPGAAKTLPEKDFLTHDVGHGVYELAVDSQQNALFAASSPSFDKDKTRGIIYKLDLEKLTTTEVIETSRRAFATAMDEENQVLYVGNTLEGSVTLIDTRSGKELAILQLSETGNPKEIVHTREMVLDKQHHRLYVSGVAEKGIVWVVDTQKREKIATLKNMGEYPTGMAVDADKNRLYVVNGRNELITLDTTSQKIINRFAIEPAKKHFFLNIALDTKNNRAFLTDPDLADVLVVDINTGKVISPIKVINSLAVIYNEKRQEVYITHRNAKRISIVDSNTYQVKHSIETHALPNSLALSPDTNTLYVSIKQPEEMIGVKPDYVLKIDLSKY, translated from the coding sequence ATGAACCTCCACACTGTGAAGTCCCTGAAACACTATTCCGCTGTGACCCTCGCCACCGCATTGTTATTTACCAGCCTACCCGGTGCGGCAAAGACGCTGCCTGAGAAAGATTTTCTGACCCACGACGTGGGTCACGGGGTGTATGAGCTGGCGGTTGATAGCCAGCAGAATGCGCTTTTTGCCGCCTCGTCGCCGTCGTTTGATAAAGACAAAACTCGTGGGATTATCTACAAACTCGATCTGGAAAAACTCACCACCACCGAAGTCATCGAAACCAGCCGCCGTGCCTTTGCGACTGCGATGGATGAAGAAAATCAGGTGCTGTATGTCGGCAATACGCTGGAAGGCTCGGTAACGCTTATTGATACCCGCAGCGGTAAGGAGCTGGCGATACTGCAACTGAGCGAAACAGGGAATCCAAAGGAAATCGTCCATACACGTGAAATGGTGCTCGATAAGCAGCATCACCGCCTGTACGTTTCCGGCGTAGCTGAAAAAGGCATTGTTTGGGTAGTGGATACGCAAAAACGTGAAAAGATTGCCACCCTTAAAAACATGGGCGAATACCCGACCGGCATGGCTGTTGATGCCGATAAAAATCGCCTGTATGTCGTTAATGGTAGAAACGAGTTAATTACTTTGGACACCACCAGCCAAAAAATTATTAACCGCTTTGCCATTGAACCTGCAAAAAAACATTTCTTCCTGAATATCGCCCTTGATACCAAAAATAACCGTGCATTCCTGACCGATCCGGATTTAGCGGATGTTCTGGTTGTCGATATTAATACCGGAAAGGTTATTTCGCCAATTAAGGTCATTAACTCTTTGGCAGTGATATATAACGAAAAACGCCAGGAAGTGTATATCACCCATCGCAATGCTAAACGAATCAGCATTGTCGACAGCAACACCTACCAGGTAAAACACAGCATTGAAACCCATGCGCTGCCCAACAGCCTTGCGCTTTCGCCGGATACTAATACCTTGTATGTCAGTATAAAACAGCCGGAAGAAATGATTGGTGTGAAACCCGACTACGTGCTGAAAATCGATCTGTCTAAATACTAA
- a CDS encoding TonB-dependent receptor domain-containing protein: MKTRQLITLTGIVALSGGVIFPAQAEGISEDSRNSEDEMVITASGFSQQKREAPATISVIDRKTLDIQPDRNIGEAIKNIPGVSVSNSSGINAGSIMIRGMDPSYTAFMVNSVKQNTGESRPYGHDVGTEANFLPPMEAIERIEVIRGPMSSLYGSDAIGGVVNVITKKPYGAKDWTTAIAANTWLQEHQYLGNTSQMNLFTMGPIIPDVLGLSVAADWLDRRDDDRNNYFGKHNRKSVDMTLGLAASDNNLFDLNVVTGEQEKNRTQKRGAPWSWLFDRNAATLTHTGWYAEDTIATTNYINYEKGRSKYVYDGQSPQYVQMENYVTNSQTTFTLNNHKLTVGANFTREELNDRFDVANKTLPGSDPITKISRNGWALFVEDGWSIDDFILTTSARMDQDDNFGTHITPKMYGNWAFSDAWALKGGVSAGYKKPELRATSSDFVTPYGSTVPYPFLTVGNDNLKPEKSVNSELGLYWTGDALSLDSTVFYTQFKDKIAEQTICETTATNQCSVNGYNADSVSKYFNVSEADVYGVELNADWQISADLKANANYTYNHSEQKSGVNKGYALNDYPRHMANLSLNWAATQSLDVWSTVNYRSSNRNSGNNYKYDDYTMVDVGVRYQLNKHTQLMAGVYNVLDEDPKLTTAWNESAQVEGRRYNLGARVEF; the protein is encoded by the coding sequence ATGAAAACGCGTCAACTTATTACGCTGACAGGGATCGTTGCACTCTCAGGCGGTGTTATTTTTCCCGCACAGGCCGAAGGAATAAGCGAAGACTCACGCAATAGCGAAGATGAAATGGTCATTACGGCGTCCGGTTTCTCGCAGCAAAAGCGTGAAGCACCGGCCACTATTTCGGTTATCGACCGTAAAACGCTGGATATTCAACCCGACCGTAACATCGGTGAAGCGATTAAAAATATTCCCGGCGTCTCAGTGTCTAACAGCAGCGGAATAAATGCAGGCAGCATTATGATCCGCGGCATGGACCCGTCCTATACCGCCTTTATGGTTAATAGCGTCAAACAAAACACCGGTGAATCACGTCCGTATGGTCACGACGTCGGCACCGAAGCCAACTTCTTACCACCGATGGAGGCCATTGAGCGTATCGAGGTCATTCGCGGGCCGATGTCATCGCTGTACGGATCAGACGCCATCGGCGGCGTGGTGAACGTCATCACCAAAAAACCTTACGGGGCAAAGGACTGGACGACGGCAATTGCCGCCAACACCTGGCTACAGGAACACCAGTATCTGGGCAATACCAGCCAGATGAATCTGTTCACCATGGGGCCCATAATCCCGGATGTTTTGGGTTTAAGCGTGGCTGCGGACTGGCTCGACCGTCGCGATGACGATCGCAATAACTATTTTGGCAAACACAACCGTAAATCCGTTGATATGACATTGGGCCTGGCCGCCAGCGACAATAACCTTTTTGATCTCAACGTGGTCACCGGTGAGCAGGAGAAAAACCGTACCCAGAAACGCGGCGCACCATGGTCATGGCTGTTCGATCGCAACGCTGCCACCCTGACCCATACCGGCTGGTATGCGGAAGACACTATCGCGACGACCAACTACATCAACTACGAAAAGGGCCGCTCAAAATACGTTTATGACGGGCAGTCACCGCAGTATGTGCAGATGGAAAACTACGTCACCAATTCGCAAACCACCTTCACGCTCAACAACCATAAGCTGACCGTCGGGGCGAATTTCACCCGCGAAGAGTTGAATGACCGTTTTGATGTCGCCAATAAAACGCTACCAGGATCGGATCCGATAACCAAAATCAGCCGCAACGGTTGGGCATTGTTCGTGGAAGACGGCTGGAGTATCGACGATTTCATCCTGACCACCTCAGCGCGTATGGACCAGGACGACAACTTTGGTACGCATATCACGCCGAAAATGTACGGCAACTGGGCATTCAGCGATGCATGGGCGCTGAAAGGCGGCGTCTCCGCGGGGTATAAAAAACCGGAGCTGCGGGCAACCTCCAGCGACTTTGTTACCCCTTACGGTTCAACCGTACCCTACCCCTTCCTGACGGTAGGCAATGACAATCTGAAACCGGAGAAAAGCGTTAACTCCGAGCTAGGTCTGTACTGGACGGGCGATGCGCTGTCGCTGGATAGCACCGTCTTCTATACGCAATTCAAAGACAAGATTGCGGAACAAACCATTTGCGAAACCACAGCGACCAACCAATGTTCGGTCAATGGTTATAACGCCGACTCCGTCAGTAAATACTTTAACGTCAGCGAAGCCGATGTGTACGGCGTTGAGCTTAATGCTGACTGGCAGATTAGTGCTGACCTCAAAGCCAACGCCAACTACACCTACAACCACAGCGAGCAGAAAAGCGGCGTCAACAAAGGCTACGCGCTGAACGATTATCCTCGTCATATGGCGAACCTGTCGCTGAACTGGGCGGCCACGCAAAGCCTGGACGTGTGGAGCACGGTGAATTATCGCAGCAGCAACCGCAACAGCGGCAATAACTATAAGTACGATGACTACACGATGGTGGACGTGGGTGTTCGCTACCAGCTTAATAAGCACACTCAGCTGATGGCAGGTGTCTACAACGTGCTGGATGAAGATCCGAAACTCACAACCGCATGGAATGAGTCCGCGCAGGTAGAAGGACGCCGCTACAACCTCGGCGCTCGTGTGGAATTTTAG
- a CDS encoding beta-glucoside-specific PTS transporter subunit IIABC has product MNYNETADKILHSVGGAENIRMLTHCATRLRMEFNDRAKVNDTQIGTIPGVISVVEKGGQFQIVIGNEVQQVYRLLNKALPEKKSSASGDKNAKPNGIVARIISVISTTFTPVIPAITGAGMIKALLAILKLTGLINETSSTYQLLNIIADAAFFFLPVLLAYGASLKFECNPILAMTLAGVLLHPGIGQMLAAGKAVDFVGINVLLSDYAGSVLPIILTVWLMSWVERFAEKVSPSIIKFFVKPMLILLITAPLALVVVGPAGILLNDLVAAGAGAIDRHASWLIPMLMGALQPFLIITGTAWAMTPIATGQLSKNGFEMINGPGMLASNVAMGAATLCVALKTKNSNLRQLASSSGFTALLGITEPALYGVLLKFRRVLIAAMIGGGCAGMYAGFSGLVRYAFVSPGLAALPAFIGENPMNIVHALVTCTISIVVTFTLTWFIAFKDTPEDQEEMTETPQPVVSPKIEGEIEVLSPLRGQVVALSEVNDDVFSGGLLGEGLAIRPQEGVLRAPFSGTVMMFLPSCHAVGLQSESGLELLIHIGIDTVNLNGQHFSSSLKVGDKVEVGQELIRFDISAIEQAGYDLITPVIVVNGDEQHSLRLTAAAQVDYGEQLMVQSANEAQA; this is encoded by the coding sequence ATGAACTATAACGAAACAGCGGACAAAATCCTCCACTCGGTGGGCGGTGCGGAGAATATCCGAATGCTCACCCACTGCGCGACCCGCTTGCGCATGGAGTTTAACGATCGCGCAAAGGTTAACGATACGCAGATTGGCACTATCCCCGGCGTGATAAGCGTAGTGGAGAAAGGCGGTCAGTTCCAGATTGTTATCGGCAATGAGGTGCAGCAGGTTTATCGCCTGCTCAATAAAGCGCTGCCGGAGAAGAAAAGCTCCGCAAGCGGCGACAAAAACGCGAAACCGAACGGTATTGTCGCACGCATTATCAGTGTGATTTCGACCACCTTCACCCCGGTGATCCCGGCGATTACCGGCGCGGGGATGATTAAGGCACTGCTGGCGATCCTTAAGCTAACGGGCCTGATCAACGAAACCAGTTCAACCTATCAGTTGCTTAATATTATTGCCGACGCGGCCTTTTTCTTCCTGCCAGTACTGCTGGCCTACGGGGCATCGCTGAAATTTGAATGCAACCCAATTCTGGCGATGACCCTTGCGGGCGTACTGCTGCATCCGGGCATCGGCCAGATGCTGGCGGCGGGGAAAGCGGTTGATTTTGTCGGTATCAACGTCCTGCTTTCCGATTACGCCGGGTCGGTGCTGCCGATTATTCTGACCGTCTGGCTGATGTCGTGGGTGGAGCGCTTCGCGGAGAAGGTTTCGCCGTCGATCATTAAGTTCTTTGTTAAGCCGATGCTGATCCTGTTGATCACCGCGCCACTGGCGCTGGTAGTTGTCGGCCCGGCGGGTATTTTGCTTAACGACCTGGTGGCGGCTGGCGCGGGCGCTATTGATCGCCACGCCAGTTGGTTAATTCCGATGCTGATGGGCGCTCTGCAACCCTTCCTGATTATTACCGGCACCGCCTGGGCGATGACGCCAATCGCTACCGGTCAGTTGAGTAAAAACGGTTTTGAGATGATTAACGGGCCGGGGATGCTGGCATCAAACGTGGCGATGGGTGCTGCAACGCTGTGCGTGGCGCTGAAAACCAAAAATAGCAACCTGCGCCAGTTGGCCTCATCATCGGGCTTTACCGCGCTGCTGGGGATCACCGAACCGGCACTGTACGGGGTGTTACTCAAGTTCCGCCGCGTACTGATTGCCGCGATGATCGGCGGCGGCTGCGCCGGAATGTACGCCGGGTTTAGCGGGCTGGTGCGCTACGCGTTTGTCTCTCCAGGACTTGCGGCGCTGCCGGCGTTTATCGGTGAAAACCCGATGAACATCGTCCATGCGCTGGTGACCTGTACGATTTCTATCGTGGTGACCTTTACCCTGACCTGGTTTATCGCTTTTAAAGATACGCCTGAGGATCAAGAAGAGATGACCGAAACGCCGCAGCCAGTCGTTAGCCCGAAAATTGAGGGTGAAATCGAAGTACTCAGCCCGCTGCGCGGCCAGGTGGTGGCTCTGAGCGAAGTGAATGATGATGTCTTTTCCGGTGGCCTGCTGGGTGAGGGCCTGGCGATTCGTCCACAGGAAGGAGTGCTGCGCGCGCCGTTTAGCGGCACGGTGATGATGTTCCTGCCATCGTGTCATGCCGTTGGCTTACAGAGCGAAAGCGGACTTGAGCTGCTGATCCATATTGGTATCGACACCGTTAATCTTAACGGCCAGCACTTTAGCTCATCGCTGAAAGTGGGCGATAAGGTGGAGGTCGGACAGGAGCTAATCCGCTTTGATATCTCTGCCATCGAACAGGCCGGATATGACCTGATTACTCCGGTAATTGTGGTCAATGGCGACGAGCAACACTCGCTGCGCCTTACTGCCGCCGCGCAGGTCGATTACGGCGAGCAACTGATGGTGCAATCGGCTAATGAGGCGCAGGCATGA
- a CDS encoding glycoside hydrolase family 1 protein has translation MIYQKKAQFPDGFLWGASTSAYQVEGAWNEDGKGPSVVDMLSHPPGTADFRIASDHYHCVEEDVALMAQMGLKAYRFSVAWSRVIPDGDGPVNPDGLAFYHRLIDALTRHGITPIVTLYHFDLPWALELKGGWLNRKTGEAFVRYARLLFSEFAAKVPLWLTINEQNTMILHPGAIGVPANRELPDKKALYQQNHHMMLAQAQIFALCHREFPRLRIGPAINTTSMYAESCKPEDAIAAHNWETLRCWSFLDVAVHGRYNALAWAYLQDRGLTPEMQPEDALILQQGRPDFIAINYYSTATIAASRGDGADVAPRAGDQQIMLGEEGVYRPAENPWLGKTPYGWVVDPVGLRLTLRKVCERYGLPILISENGIGAPDKLEHDGTVNDDYRIAFLESHIEQMRLAIADGVELMGYCPWAAIDVVSTHQGYAKRYGFIYVDRGEDDLKSLQRIRKRSFWWYKDVIAQNGNHIESQR, from the coding sequence ATGATTTATCAAAAGAAAGCGCAGTTCCCGGACGGTTTTCTGTGGGGCGCGTCCACTTCGGCCTATCAGGTTGAGGGCGCGTGGAATGAAGACGGTAAAGGACCGTCTGTGGTCGACATGCTCAGCCATCCGCCGGGAACGGCGGACTTCCGTATCGCCAGCGACCACTATCATTGCGTGGAGGAGGACGTCGCGCTGATGGCGCAGATGGGGCTAAAGGCCTACCGCTTTTCGGTGGCCTGGTCGCGGGTGATACCTGACGGTGATGGCCCGGTGAATCCGGACGGGCTGGCCTTTTATCACCGCCTGATCGACGCCCTGACGCGCCACGGGATCACCCCCATCGTGACGCTCTACCACTTCGACCTGCCGTGGGCGCTGGAGCTGAAAGGCGGCTGGCTGAACCGCAAAACCGGGGAGGCGTTCGTGCGCTATGCCCGGCTGCTGTTCAGCGAGTTTGCCGCCAAAGTCCCGCTCTGGCTGACCATTAACGAACAGAACACCATGATTCTGCATCCCGGCGCGATTGGCGTACCCGCCAATCGTGAACTGCCGGATAAGAAGGCGCTGTACCAGCAGAATCATCATATGATGCTGGCCCAGGCGCAGATCTTCGCCCTGTGCCACCGCGAATTCCCCAGGCTGCGCATCGGCCCGGCGATAAACACCACTTCGATGTACGCCGAAAGCTGCAAACCGGAAGACGCCATTGCCGCGCATAACTGGGAAACACTGCGCTGCTGGAGTTTTTTGGATGTGGCGGTGCATGGCCGCTACAACGCCCTGGCGTGGGCATATTTGCAGGATCGCGGCCTCACGCCGGAAATGCAGCCAGAAGATGCGCTGATTTTGCAGCAGGGGCGGCCGGATTTTATCGCCATTAACTACTACTCAACCGCGACGATTGCTGCCAGCCGGGGCGATGGTGCCGATGTTGCCCCGCGCGCGGGCGATCAGCAAATTATGCTGGGCGAAGAGGGGGTTTATCGGCCAGCGGAAAATCCGTGGCTCGGCAAAACGCCTTACGGCTGGGTGGTCGACCCGGTGGGGCTACGCCTGACGCTGCGCAAAGTGTGCGAGCGCTACGGCCTGCCGATTCTGATCAGCGAAAACGGCATAGGCGCGCCGGATAAGCTGGAGCATGACGGGACGGTAAATGATGATTACCGTATCGCTTTCCTTGAGTCGCACATTGAGCAAATGCGTCTGGCGATTGCTGACGGCGTCGAGCTGATGGGCTACTGCCCATGGGCAGCAATTGATGTAGTAAGCACTCACCAGGGATACGCCAAGCGCTACGGTTTTATTTATGTCGATCGCGGCGAGGATGATCTGAAGAGCTTGCAAAGGATCCGCAAACGCAGCTTCTGGTGGTATAAGGATGTCATCGCGCAAAACGGTAACCACATCGAGTCTCAGAGATGA
- a CDS encoding PRD domain-containing protein: MIVQKVLNNSLVLSLDDDNREVIVMGKGIGFNSRPGDEIAQEQIEKLFVTQTLGERSGYLEALSAIPDEVIEMAAMIISRANMQLSSKVREQIFFTLADHLTFAIERSRKGIAIQNRLLPEVRRFYPQQFRIASEAVASIRQQYHIELPEEEAGNIAFHLVNGQSEGDDVAQAMQSVKMLKDIFNLVQYHFKQEIDTGSINYSRFLIHMQFFLQRLQEGELDSARDSFLLVQVIKEYPHAYRCALLIREYVKAQLGITLCGNELLWLTVHLVRITGLEA; encoded by the coding sequence ATGATTGTTCAAAAAGTGCTCAACAATAGTCTGGTGCTCTCCCTTGATGACGATAACAGGGAAGTTATCGTCATGGGGAAAGGCATTGGCTTCAACAGCAGACCCGGGGACGAGATTGCCCAAGAGCAGATAGAGAAGCTGTTTGTAACCCAGACGCTTGGCGAACGCAGCGGCTATCTTGAGGCGCTTTCTGCTATCCCGGATGAGGTCATCGAAATGGCTGCGATGATTATTTCCCGTGCCAACATGCAGCTTTCTAGCAAGGTTCGCGAGCAGATTTTCTTTACGCTCGCCGACCACCTGACATTTGCCATCGAACGCAGTCGCAAAGGGATCGCCATTCAAAACCGCCTGCTGCCAGAAGTCAGACGATTCTATCCACAGCAGTTTCGCATCGCCAGTGAGGCGGTGGCGAGTATTCGCCAGCAATACCATATTGAACTGCCGGAAGAGGAAGCCGGTAATATCGCTTTTCATCTGGTGAACGGGCAGAGCGAAGGCGACGACGTGGCACAAGCCATGCAGTCGGTGAAAATGCTGAAGGATATTTTTAATCTTGTGCAGTATCACTTTAAGCAGGAGATAGACACTGGGTCAATTAACTACTCGCGCTTTCTGATCCACATGCAGTTCTTCCTCCAGCGTTTACAGGAGGGGGAACTGGACAGCGCGCGGGACAGCTTTCTGCTGGTGCAGGTGATTAAGGAGTATCCTCACGCTTACCGCTGCGCGCTGCTGATTCGTGAGTATGTCAAGGCCCAGCTCGGTATCACCCTCTGCGGTAATGAGCTGCTGTGGCTCACCGTCCATTTGGTGAGGATCACGGGTCTTGAAGCATAA
- a CDS encoding gamma-glutamylcyclotransferase family protein, translating into MRIFVYGSLRTKQGNSHWMTNALLLGNFSIDNYQLYSLGHYPGAVPGKGTVHGEVYRIDNATLAELDALRSRGGEYARQLIQTPYGSAWMYVYQRPVDGLKLIESGNWLDRDQY; encoded by the coding sequence ATGCGAATATTTGTTTATGGTAGTTTACGCACTAAGCAAGGTAACAGTCACTGGATGACTAACGCCCTGTTGCTGGGTAATTTCAGTATTGATAACTACCAGTTGTACAGCCTGGGCCACTATCCAGGCGCCGTTCCGGGAAAGGGAACAGTACACGGGGAAGTTTATCGTATTGATAACGCCACGCTGGCAGAGCTTGATGCGCTGCGTTCGCGCGGCGGCGAGTATGCTCGCCAGTTAATTCAGACGCCGTACGGAAGTGCATGGATGTACGTGTATCAACGTCCGGTCGATGGGTTAAAGCTGATTGAAAGCGGTAACTGGTTAGACAGAGACCAGTACTGA